The following proteins are encoded in a genomic region of Vidua macroura isolate BioBank_ID:100142 chromosome 10, ASM2450914v1, whole genome shotgun sequence:
- the CP gene encoding ceruloplasmin isoform X4 — MKLFLLICLLVSCCCHVGTVNREYYIGITETVWNYAPGNASAISGQLFAEEEQAEVFLKRGPHRIGNTYKKAIYVQYTNHLYDVIVDKPSWLGFLGPIIKGEVGDSITIHLKNFASRNYTLHPHGVRYTKENEGAFYPDTTKDLQKRDDAVEPGGQYTYTWDVTEDQGPAEADADCITRAYHSHIDAPRDVASGLVGPLIICRKDTMDRDTDQHFDAEFILMFSVVDENLSWYLEDNIRTYCFEPSKVDKDDEDFQESNKMHSINGYMYGYLPNLTMCVEDKIKWHLFGMGNEADIHSAYFHGQTLIERHHRVDTISLFPATFIDAVMVPRSPGEWLLSCQVNDHIEGGMQALFKVEDCKKPTPGHSESTKIRQYFLAAEEIIWNYGPSSVNHFTGQELIVDSESQIFFEQSETRIGGSYKKAIYKEYTDGSFTEHKKRLAEEAHLGLLGPVIRAEVGERIRVTFRNNASRPFSIQPHGVSYRRSGAGARFGAAPAGTESPASHVSPGTTFTYEWDVPEDVGPTEQDPDCLTWLYYSAVDAVRDTSSGLVGPLLVCRKGSLLSSGKQKNVNMEFFLLATVFDENLSWYLDDNILMFTLSPDKIDKDDEDFQESNKMHSINGYMYGNQPGLEMCKGSVVSWHLMGLGSEVDVHGIYFSENTFVTKGTRRDTANLFPHTVLTAIMKPDSEGVFEVSCLTADHYTGGMKQNYKVKKCHWGNGDVSTYLHEKIYYIAAVEVEWDYSPNRTWEFERHQYHEESPGNPFLNQDDKFIGSKYKKVVYREYTDQTFSTLKNRVKEQQHLEIQGPLLVSNIGDKITIVFKNLASRPYSIHAHGVKTDSSVVAVTKPGDTKIYVWKVPERSSPGRGDSHCIAWAYHSTVDIVKDTYSGLIGTLVVCHRHYLPSFHTKKKVQFALLFMVFDENESWYLDENINTYSTNPHLVDKEDEGFLESNKMHAINGKVFGNLHGLTMHVGDNVSWYLMGMGNEIDIHTVHFHGHSFDYKQTGVYRADVFDLFPGTSQTVEMTPENPGTWLLHCHVTDHIHAGMEATYTVLPKED, encoded by the exons ATGAAGCTATTTCTCCTAATCTGCTTGCTGGTTTCTTGCTGTTGCCACGTTGGGACAGTGAACCGGGAATACTATATTGGCATTACAGAGACTGTCTGGAACTATGCACCTGGCAATGCCAGCGCCATCTCTGGGCAGCTTTTTGCAGAAGAAGA GCAGGCTGAAGTCTTTCTCAAAAGAGGACCACACAGGATAGGAAACACTTACAAGAAGGCTATCTACGTTCAGTATACCAATCATTTATATGATGTGATAGTTGACAAACCTTCCtggctgggttttttgggtCCTATAATTAAGGGAGAAGTTGGAGATTCCATTACTATTCACTTGAAAAACTTTGCTTCCAGAAACTACACGCTGCATCCACATGGTGTAAGatacacaaaagaaaatgaag GTGCTTTTTATCCTGACACCACCAAAGATTTGCAAAAGCGAGATGATGCTGTGGAGCCTGGAGGCCAGTACACTTACACATGGGATGTGACAGAAGATCAAGGTCCAGCTGAAGCAGATGCAGACTGCATAACCAGGGCTTACCACTCCCACATAGATGCTCCAAGAGATGTTGCCTCAGGGCTTGTTGGGCCTTTAATAATTTGCAGGAAAG atacAATGGATAGGGACACTGATCAACACTTTGATGCTGAATTTATCCTTATGTTTTCTGTGGTGGATGAAAATCTCAGTTGGTATCTAGAGGACAATATCAGAACATACTGTTTTGAGCCTTCCAAAGTGGACAAAGATGATGAGGACTTCCAGGAAAGCAATAAAATGCACT caatCAATGGGTACATGTATGGATACCTCCCAAACCTCACAATGTGTGTGGAAGATAAGATAAAATGGCATCTTTTTGGCATGGGTAATGAAGCTGATATCCATTCAGCCTACTTTCATGGACAGACCTTAATAGAAAGGCATCATCGAGTTGACACCATCAGCCTCTTCCCAGCCACATTCATTGATGCTGTCATGGTACCAAGGAGCCCTGGGGAATGGCTGCTCAGCTGCCAAGTGAATGACCACATTGAAG gtggTATGCAGGCCCTTTTTAAAGTAGAAGATTGTAAGAAACCCACACCAGGTCACAGTGAGAGTACAAAGATAAGACAGTACTTCCTTGCTGCTGAAGAGATCATCTGGAATTACGGCCCATCTTCAGTGAACCATTTTACAGGACAAGAATTAATTGTTGACAG TGAATCTCAGATCTTTTTTGAACAAAGTGAGACAAGAATTGGTGGCTCCTACAAAAAAGCAATTTACAAAGAATACACAGATGGTTCTTTCACTGAACATAAAAAAAGACTTGCAGAGGAAGCACATCTTGGACTCCTAG GACCTGTGATCAGGGCTGAAGTGGGTGAGCGCATCAGGGTGACCTTCCGGAACAACGCCAGCCGCCCGTTCAGCATCCAGCCCCACGGCGTGAGCTACCgcaggagcggggccggggcgcgcTTCGGCGCCGCCCCCGCAG GTACCGAATCTCCAGCCTCTCATGTGAGTCCCGGCACCACATTTACATATGAATGGGACGTGCCAGAAGATGTGGGTCCCACAGAGCAAGACCCAGACTGTTTAACCTGGCTTTATTACTCAGCTGTGGATGCAGTCAGAGACACCAGTTCTGGCCTTGTAGGTCCTCTCCTAGTGTGCAGGAAAGGATCTCTGCTTTCTTCTGGGAAACAG aaaaatgtgaacATGGAGTTTTTTCTACTTGCCACAGTATTTGATGAGAATCTGAGCTGGTATTTGGATGATAATATTTTGATGTTTACACTAAGTCCTGATAAAATtgacaaagatgatgaagaCTTCCAAGAATCCAACAAAATGCACT CCATTAATGGTTATATGTATGGAAATCAGCCTGGTCTTGAGATGTGTAAAGGAAGTGTTGTTTCCTGGCATTTGATGGGCTTGGGTTCAGAAGTTGATGTCCATGGGATATACTtctcagaaaacacatttgtaaCTAAAGGAACAAGAAGGGATACAGCAAATCTGTTTCCACATACAGTTCTTACAGCTATTATGAAGCCTGATTCTGAAG GAGTTTTTGAAGTGTCCTGCCTGACAGCAGACCACTACACTGGGGGCATGAAACAGAACTACAAAGTGAAAAAATGCCACTGGGGGAATGGAGATGTATCTACGTATTTGCATGAAAAGATTTACTACATTGCTGCAGTGGAAGTTGAATGGGACTATTCTCCTAACAGGACATGGGAATTCGAGCGGCATCAATACCATGAAGAAAG CCCTGGCAATCCATTTTTAAATCAAGATGACAAATTCATTGGCTCAAAGTACAAAAAGGTAGTATATCGTGAGTACACCGATCAGACATTCAGTACTCTCAAAAACAGAgtaaaggagcagcagcacctggaaattCAAG GGCCGCTGCTTGTGTCAAATATTGGAGATAAAATTACAATAGTTTTTAAGAACTTAGCATCAAGACCTTATTCTATCCATGCCCACGGAGTGAAAACAGACAGTTCTGTTGTTGCTGTAACTAAACCAG GTGATACAAAAATATATGTCTGGAAAGTCCCAGAGAGATCTAGTCCTGGGAGAGGAGATTCACATTGTATTGCATGGGCATACCATTCAACAGTGGACATTGTTAAG GACACTTACAGTGGATTAATAGGCACACTCGTTGTGTGTCATAGACATTACCTGCCATCATTTCATACTAAAAAGAAAGTTCAGTTTGCTCTTCTCTTTATGGTTTTTGATGAAAATGAGTCATGGTACTTGGATGAAAACATTAACACGTATTCTACCAATCCACACCTTGTTGACAAAGAGGATGAGGGATTCCTTGAAAGTAATAAAATGCATG CCATTAATGGAAAGGTGTTTGGAAATCTGCATGGCCTGACTATGCACGTTGGAGATAATGTCAGCTGGTATCTGATGGGAATGGGCAATGAGATAGACATTCATACAGTACACTTCCATGGCCACAGCTTTGACTACAAG CAAACAGGGGTTTACCGGGCAGATGTCTTTGATCTGTTCCCTGGAACATCTCAGACTGTGGAAATGACCCCAGAGAACCCTGGAACCTGGCTATTACACTGTCACGTTACTGACCACATCCACGCAGGCATGGAAGCAACCTACACTGTGCTCCCAAAGGAAG ACTAA